The Candidatus Eisenbacteria bacterium genomic sequence GAAGGTGGGATCCGAGGTAAGGACCGCCCCGATGTCCTCGATGCACACGTCGCCCCCGGCCGCCAGCCCCGCCACCGCGAAGCTCATCACGATCCTGTGGTCGCCGTGGCTCTCCACGGAGCCCCCGCCGAAGGGGCGGCCGCCGTTGCCGCGCACGGTCCAGCCGTCCGCCCGGGTCTCCACGTGCGTGCCCAGCGCGCGCAGTCCCGCCGCGGTGGTCTCGATCCGGTCGCTCTCCTTGACCCGGAGCTCCTCCGCGCCGCGCACCGTGGATTCGCCCCATGCGGCCGCCTGGGCCACCCCGAGCGCCGGCAGCTCGTCGAGCAGCGCGGGCACCTCGGGGGGCTCGATGTCCGCGGCGCGCAGCGCCGAAGCGCGCACCCGCACGCAGCCGCGGGGCTCGCCGTCCCCGGCGTCCACCTCGATTTCCAGGTCCGCCCCCATGCGCTCCAGCACGCGCAACGCGCCGATGCGGGTGGGATTGAGGCACACGTCCTCGATCTCGATCTCCGCGCCCGGCACGATCAGCGCGGCCACCACCCAGAAGAGCGCCGCGGAGGGGTCCCGCGGGACGCGGAACCGCGCGCCGGCCAGGCGCGCGCCGCCCCTCACCGCGGACACCAGGCCATGGCGTTCCACGGGCACTCCCCAGTGCGGCAGCATCCGCTCGGTGTGGTCGCGCGACAGCGCCGGTTCGGTGACGCGCGTCACTCCCTGCGCGCGCAGACCCGCCAGCAGCACGCAGGACTTCACCTGGGCGCTGGCCACCGGGGACGTGTACTCGATGCCGGCCAGGCCGCCGCCTTCCACGACCAGGGGCGGCAGGCGGTCGCCGTCGCGCGCCGAGACGCGCGCCCCCATGCGCCGCAGCGGTTCCACCACGCGGGCCACCGGTCGGCGCGAGAGCGAGGCGTCGCCGGAGTACTCCGCGCGGATGGGAAAACCGGCGAACGCGCCGGCCAGCACGCGCATCGTGGTGCCGGAGTTCCCGCAGTCCACGCGCAGGTCGAGCCCGGAGGGATCCTTCTCGATCCCGGTCACCAGCCAGCCATCCTCGGAGCGCTCGTAGCGCGCCCCCAGCTGCTCCAGGGCGGTGCGCGTGCGGGCGCAGTCCTCGCCGGGATTCACCCCGGAGAGGCGGCTCTGGCCCGCGGCGAGCCCGGCCAGCAGGAACGCGCGGTGCGAGATGGACTTGTCCCCGGGCGGATGCACCGTCCCTCGGAACGGTCTTCCCGGGTGGACGCGCAGGCGATCGGTCACGGGCAGAGGTCCTCCAGCGCACGCAGCGCTCGTTCCGGGTCCGGGTCATCGAAGCAGTCGGCGAGCGCGGCGGCGCCGCCCGCCACGCGCCGCAGCGCCGCGGCCACGTGGTCGCGGTTCGCGGTCAGGATGTCGGCCCACAGACCGGGAGAGCTGCGGGCCAGGCGGGCCAGCTCGCGGGCCACCGGGCCGCCCTGCGCGGGCACCAGGCCTTCGCGGCCCCAGTCGTTCCGGAGCAGCCAGGCCAGCAGCTGCGGGAGATGGCTGAGGGAAGCGGCCATGCGGTCGTGGGCGTCCGGATCCGCGCGGAACGTCACGGCCCCCAGCGCGTCCACCAGGGGCTCGAGTTCCGGCAGCGGTCCGGCCGGGGCGCACAGGTACCACGGCGCGCCGGCGAAGAGGTCCGCGCGTGCCGCGGCCGGGCCGCTGGACTCGGAGCCGGCCATGGGATGGCCGCCCACGAAGCGCGCCCCGCCGCGGGCGGCGAACAGCCGCGCGCCGGTCGCGCAGATGGCCCGCTTCACGCTGCCGGTGTCGGTGATCAGGAGCGTGGCGGGCGCGCCGGCCAGATCCTCCAGCATCCGGACGTT encodes the following:
- the aroA gene encoding 3-phosphoshikimate 1-carboxyvinyltransferase → MRVHPGRPFRGTVHPPGDKSISHRAFLLAGLAAGQSRLSGVNPGEDCARTRTALEQLGARYERSEDGWLVTGIEKDPSGLDLRVDCGNSGTTMRVLAGAFAGFPIRAEYSGDASLSRRPVARVVEPLRRMGARVSARDGDRLPPLVVEGGGLAGIEYTSPVASAQVKSCVLLAGLRAQGVTRVTEPALSRDHTERMLPHWGVPVERHGLVSAVRGGARLAGARFRVPRDPSAALFWVVAALIVPGAEIEIEDVCLNPTRIGALRVLERMGADLEIEVDAGDGEPRGCVRVRASALRAADIEPPEVPALLDELPALGVAQAAAWGESTVRGAEELRVKESDRIETTAAGLRALGTHVETRADGWTVRGNGGRPFGGGSVESHGDHRIVMSFAVAGLAAGGDVCIEDIGAVLTSDPTFLGTLREWQP
- a CDS encoding prephenate dehydrogenase/arogenate dehydrogenase family protein, with amino-acid sequence MSDPRLAARPIQDLRVGVAGLGLIGASIGLGLRQAGVRVLGFDPDDVARSVARDRGAADRLCDGPRELSASVDVLFLAAPPSANVRMLEDLAGAPATLLITDTGSVKRAICATGARLFAARGGARFVGGHPMAGSESSGPAAARADLFAGAPWYLCAPAGPLPELEPLVDALGAVTFRADPDAHDRMAASLSHLPQLLAWLLRNDWGREGLVPAQGGPVARELARLARSSPGLWADILTANRDHVAAALRRVAGGAAALADCFDDPDPERALRALEDLCP